A stretch of DNA from Streptomyces rubradiris:
AGTTGACGGCCATCCGGGAGGCGGTGACGGCCGGGCGCGAGCGCGCCGGGGAGCGGACGGCGGAGCGTACGGAGGCGCGGGGGGCCGCCGGTGCCGGGGCGGGGGGCGTCGGTGTGCTGGCGCGGCCGGTGGCCGGTGTGCGCGAGCGACTCGGGGTGGCGCAGACCGCCGTACTGTCGGCGCTGGTGGCGGGGACGCCGGTGCCGGAGGGGTTCGACCGGGTCCGGACGGGAGTGCAGGCGCGGGCGCTCGCCGCGAAGCGGGCGGGCGTGGTGGCGAAGGTGGCGCCCGAACTGCCGGTGATCCTGGGGGCCGGGTACCGGGAGGCGTTCCTGGAGTACGCGCGGCGGCGCCCGATGCGGGGCGGCTACCGGCAGGACGCGCTGGATTTCGCCGGTCACCTGTTGAAACTGGGCCGGCCCGGGGACGCCCGCGCCCACCGCGCCCTGCGGGAGTGGTGGCTGGACCGGGCGGGCCCGGCGCCCCGGAAGCGGGGGCTGTGGGAGCGGCTGCTGCGGCGGCGCACCGGCCGGCCGTCCTGAGCCGGTCCGGTCGGCCGGGGCCCTGACCAGCGAGGCAAACGGAACGTCACATACCGGCAACAGTGCGTCCGGATAGTGAACAGAGCATGGTGCCTGCCCAGTCTCCTGGCATACAAACAGCTCATGTTCTGGGTCCTTCTCCTCTTCCTGGCCTGGGCCTTCGCCGGTACGGCCTGTGCTCGCCTCTGCCTGGCGGCCGTACGCACGAACGCGTCGGACGCGCCGGACGCGCCCGACGCGCAGGTGGTCGCCGAGCGCGATCTGACGCTGTACGAGGCGGCGTTCCTCTCCGGCGGGCCCGCGCGGGTCGCCGATGTGGCCCTCGTCTCCATGGCCCGCGAGCGCCGGCTGCTGCTCGCGCACACCGGCTGGGCCACGGTCGTGGACCCCCGGGGCCGCGACGAGATCGAACGGTCCGTCATAGAAGCCATAGGACCCGGGGGGCAGTCGCGGATCGCCCCGGTGCGGAGGCGGGCGGCCGACGCGGAGGCCGTGCGCCGCCTGGCCGACGGCCTGGTGCACGCCGGGCTCGCGGTGCCCGAGTGCTCGGACACGGTGGCGTCCGCCGTCCGTCAGGTGCGCGCCGCCGCGCTCGCCGTGGCGGCGCTCGGCATCACGGCCCTGCTGCTGCCCGGCGACACCGGGACACCGCGCCCGCTGCTGGGCGCGTGGTTCGCGCTGCCCCTCATACTGACGCTGGGCAGCCTGGCCATCGCCCGGTTCGAGGTGCACCCCTACTCGCCCTGGGCCTCCCCCGCCGGGCAGCGGCTGCTGCGCGCGCTGACCGGCAAGCCGGCCGGGGACGAGCGGTCGTTCCTCACCTCCGTCGCCGTACGGGGCATCCACGCGATCGGCGAGCCCGAGCTGCGCGCGGCCTTCACCCACCGCGACCAGCCCTTGCGCGAGTGACCGGAGGCATCCGGAACCCGGCGGCCCGGCAGACGCCGGGGGCGCACAGGGGGCATTGACACCGACACCGGCCGGGCGGTCCTTGCCTTCCCCCACGGCCGTACCAAATATCCCTTGTGTTCGCGCCGGGCCGTGGCAGCCGTGCCACCGCCGCCGCGCACCGGAGGGATACGCGATGAGAGCTGCCGCCCTTTACTCGGCCGCCGGGTCCTTGCTGCTGACCGCCCTGGGCGCGGCCCCGGCGGGCGGCACCCCGGGCACCCCCGGCATCCCCGGCACCCCGCGGGCCTCTCATGCCCCGCACGCCCCGCATGCCCCGGCGGCCCCCGGCACGGCCGAACTGCGCGGCACCGTGGTGGCCGCGGCCCGCGCCCGGGCGACCGGGATCGACTTCGGCCCCTGCCCGGCGGCCGAGGTGCCGGGGGCGCCGGCCGGTGTGCGGTGCGGCACGGTGAGCGTCCCGCTGGACTACGCCCACCCCGACGGCAAACAGATCCGACTGACCGTCAGCCGGGCCCGGGCCACGCAGAAGGACCCGCACAACAGCAAGCGGAAGGTCCCCCGGCAGGGCGCCCTGGTCTTCAACCCGGGTGGCCCCGGCGCCTCCGGCATGTACTTCCCGCTGATCGGCACGGTTCCGGGCTGGCAGCGGATCGGTGCCGTCTACGACCTGGTCGGCTACGCGCCGCGCGGGGTGGGCCGCTCGGCGCCGCTGTCCTGCGAGGACCCGAAACGCTTCCTCAAGGCACCCACCGAGGCGCCGGTACACCCCTCCGAGGCGTACAAGCGGGAGCGCGTCGCGCGGGCGCGGGCGTACGCGCGCGGCTGCGCCCAGCGGTCCGGGAGCCGGCTGCGCCACTACACGTCGCTGAACAACGCCCGGGACCTGGACGTGCTGCGGGCCGCGCTGGGCGAGGACCGGCTGACCTTCATGGGCGCCTCGTACGGCACCTACTTCGGCGCGCTGTACGCGGCGATGTTCCCCTCCCACGTGCGGCGCATGGTGCTGGACGCGGCGGTGGACCCGGACCCCGAGAAGATCTGGTACCGCAGCAACCTGGAGCAGTCGGCGGCGTTCGAGGACCGCTGGGCGGACTTCCGGGACTGGATCGCCCGGCACGACGACGTGTACCGGCTCGGTACCACGTCAGCGCGGGTGCAGCGCGGCTACGACATCGCGCGCGAGCGGCTCGCCGGGAAGGCGGCGGGCGGGAAGGTGGGCCCCGGCCAGCTGCACAACGCGTTCCTGACCGCCGGGTACTACGAGGACCACTGGCCGAGCCGGGCCGCGGCCCTGTCGGCCTATCTGCACGGTGACCCGGAGCCGCTGGTCCGGCTGGCCGCGCCGCGCCCGGAGACGGCCGCCGAGGCGGAGAACGCGTCGGCCGTGTACACCGCCGTCGAGTGCAACGACGCGCCCTGGCCGACGGACTGGGCGGTGTGGGACCGCGACAACACCCGCCTCGCCCGGGTGGCGCCCTTCGAGACCTGGGACAACGCCTGGACGAACCTGCCGTGCGCCTTCTGGCCGGCGCCCCGGCAGCAGCCGCCGGACGTGCGGACCGGGCCGGGCGAGCTGCCGCCGGTGCTGATCCTGGCGGCCGAGCGGGACGCCGCGGCGCCGTACCAGGGGGCGCTGTCGATGAACCGGCGGCTGGCCGGGTCCGTGCTGGTGACGGAGCGGGACGCGGGCACGCACGGGATCGCGGGCGGGCCCAACGCCTGCGTCAACGGGCACCTGTACGCGTACCTGCTGGAGGGCCGGGTGCCGGCCCGGCACGCGTCGTGCGCACCGCGCCGGCCTCCGGCGGCCCGGCCGGGTAAGGGCGCCTGATGGGGTGCCCTGTCATGCCCGTCGGGCGGGTGCGGGACGTCGTGGCTTTCTCGCGCCCACGCGGCGGAGCCGCATTTCGATACAGCCCCGCGCCCCTTCGGGGGCGTTCTACGCCAGCCCTGCCACCAGGTCGCCGATGTCCTTGCGGCGGCCCGTGAAGAACGGGACTTCCTCGCGGACGTGCATGCGGGCCTCGGAGCCGCGCAGGTGGCGCATGAGGTCGACGATGCGGTACAGCTCGTCGGCCTCGAAGGCGAGGATCCACTCGTAGTCGCCGAGGGAGAACGAGGCGACCGTGTTGGCGCGCACGTCCGGGTAGCCGCGGGCCATCTTGCCGTGGTCGGCGAGCATCCGGCGGCGGTCCTCGTCGGGCAGCAGGTACCAGTCGTAGGAGCGCACGAACGGGTAGACGCTGACGTAGTTCCGGGGCGTCTCGTCGGCGAGGAACGCCGGGATGTGCGAGCGGTTGAACTCCGCCGGGCGGTGCAGCGCCATGTTCGACCAGACCGGCTCCAGCGCGCGGCCCAGCTTGGTGCGGCGGAAGAGGTTGTACGCCTCCTGGAGCTGGTCGCTGGTCTCGGCGTGCCACCAGATCATGAGGTCGGCGTCGGCGCGCAGACCGGAGACGTCGTAGGTGCCGCGGACCGTGACGTCCTTGGCGGCGAGCTGGTCGAACAGCTCCTGGACCTCGTCGGCGTATCCCGCGCGGTCCGCCGGCAGGGCGTCCTTCAGCTTGAAGACCGACCACAGGGTGTAGCGGATGACCTCGTTGAGGTCCTTGGCCAGCTTGCCCTTGTTCGGGATCCTGCCGGACTCGGTGATGGGGGCGTCGTCACTCATGGTCCCTATTCTCCCGCTCCGCCGTGCAGGCTCTGCACCGGGTTGGCCGTCAGCTCCCGGACGCCCCCGTCGTCGCCCGCCAGCCGGTCCACCGCGGCGTAGGCGCTCGCGATGCACGCCGGGATGCCGACGCCGTCGTACTGGGCGCCGCACACCGCGAGCCCCGGGAGCTTGGCGACGTGCTCGCGGACGCGGGCCACGCGCGCGTGGTGCCCGACGGGGTACTGGGGCAGGCCGTCGGTCCAGCGGGTGACCCTGGTCTCCAGCGGGACGGCGTCCAGGCCGGTGGCCTCCCGCAGGTCGTGCCGGGATACCTCCACCAGGCCGGCGTCGTCCCGGCCGAGGATCTCCGTCTCGCCGTAGCGGCCCACGGAGGTGCGCAGGACCAGCACGTCCGGGTCCTCCTCGGCGATCCAGCCCCACTTGCGGGAGGCGAAGGTGGACGCCTTGATGGTGCGGCCGTCGACGGGCGGCACGAGGAAGCCGCTGCCCTCGGGCAGGCGCGCGTCGGCGCGCCGGTAGGCGAGGGTGACCAGGGCCATGGAGGCGTACTCGACGGCGGCCAGCTCGGCGGCGGCCCCCGGGACCTCCGCGCGCAGCAGCCGGGCGGCGGCCGGGGCGGGTACGGCGACCACCACCGCGTCGGCGCGCAGCACGCGCTCGCCCGCGGTGATCCGCCAGCCGTCCGGCTCCCGGCGCAGTTCGCGGGCGGGGGCGTTGGTGAGGATCTCGCCGCCGCGGGCGCGCACCGACTCGGCGACCGCGAGCGGCAGCCGCCCGATGCCGCCGGCGATGCCCATGAAGACCGGCCCGGCCTGCTGGTTCGCGGCGGCCTTCGCCTGGATCTCGCGGACGCCCTCGGTGAGGGAGGTGTGGGCGCGGGCGGCCTGGAAGAGCTGCGGGACGGCCGAGCGCATCGAGATGCGGTAGGCGTCGCCCGCGTACACCCCGCCCAGCAGCGGTTCCACGAGGCGGTCGACGACCTCGCGGCCGAGCCGGGCCGCCACGTACGCGCCGACGGCCACGTCGTCGCCGGTCTCGGTGCGGGGCAGGTCGGCGTCACGCTCGATGCGGGCCAGGCCCTCGGCGGAGAGGACGCCGGAGAGCGCGGCGGCGGTGCCGGGGACGCCCATCACATGGCCCTTGGGCATGGGGCGCAGGGCACCCCGGGTCCAGATCGAGGCGGTCGCGGTGGCCGGCGGCTGGAGCGATGCGCCGAGGCCCGCCTCGCGCGCGAGGGTCACCGCTTCCGGGCGGCGGGCCAGCATGGACTCGGCGCCGAGGTCGACGCGGACGCCGGCGATCTCGCCGGGCAGCAGCTTGCCGCCGACCCGGTCGCCGGCCTCCAGCACCGTCACGCGCGCGCCGCGCCCCAGCAGCCGGTGCGCGGCGGCCAGCCCGGCGATGCCGGCCCCGATGACGACGACGTGCCCCAGGCCCCTACCCGTTGTGCTCATGTTCCCCACTCTCTCAGACCCCACTGACACTCCGGCCGGGGCCCGGTGTCCGGCCGGCGGGGGCCGGACCGGCCGCACCCCGTAGCGTGTTCCCATGAGCATCGCTGGCGGCAGACAACGGCTGGTCGTGATCGGGGGCGACGCCGCGGGCATGTCCGCGGCCTCGCAGGCGCGGCGGCTGCGGGGTCCCGGGGAGCTGGAGATCGTGGCGTTCGAGCGCGGCCACTTCACCTCCTTCTCGGCGTGCGGCATCCCGTACTGGGTGGGCGGCCAGGTCCCGGAGCGGGACCGGCTGATCGCGCGGACGGCGAAGGAGCACCGCGCGCGGGACATCGACCTGCGGATGCGCACGGAGATCACGGAGATCGACGTGGCCGGGCAGCGGGTACGCGCGCGTGACGTCGATTCCGGCGCCGAGTACTGGACACCGTACGACAAGCTGGTCATCGCCACCGGTGCCCGGCCGGTCCGCCCGGACCTGCCCGGCGTGGACGCCCCCGGGGTGCACGGGGTGCAGACGCTCGACGACGGCCAGGCGCTGCTGGACACCCTGGCCGGCACGCGGGGCCGCAGGGCGGTGGTCGTGGGCGCCGGCTACATCGGGGTCGAGATGGCCGAGGCGCTGATCCGCCGGGGTTTCGAGGTGACGGTCGTCAACCGGGGCCGGGAGCCGATGTCGACGCTGGACCCGGACATGGGCCGGTTGGTGCACCGGGCCATGGAGGGGCTCGGCATCACCATGGTCGGCGACGCCGAGGTGACCGAGGTGCTCACCGGCGCGGACGGCCGGGTGCGGGCGGTGGCCACGCGGGACGCCGAGTTCCCGGCGGACGTGGTGGTCCTCGGCATCGGCGTCCGCCCGGAGACCGCCCTCGCCCGGGCGGCCGGGCTGCCGCTCGGCGCCCACGGCGGGCTGCTCACCGATCTGGCGATGCGGGTGCGCGGGCAGGAGAACGTCTGGGCGGGCGGCGACTGCGTGGAGGTGCTGAACCTGGTCTCCGGACAGCTGCAGTACGTTCCGCTCGGCACCCATGCCAACAAGCACGGCCAGGTCATCGGCACCAACGCGGGCGGCGGCTACGCCACTTTTCCGGGTGTCGTCGGCACGGCGGTGAGCAAGGTGTGCGACCTGGAGATCGCCCGCACCGGCCTGCGGGAGAAGGACGCCCGCCGGGCGGGCCTGCGGTACGAGACGGTCACCATCGAGTCGACCAGCCGCGCCGGCTACTACCCGGGGGCCGCCCCCATGACGGTGAAGATGCTCGCCGAGGCCCGTACGGGACGGCTGCTGGGCGTGCAGATCGTCGGCCGGGAGGGAGCGGGCAAGCGGGTGGACATCGCGGCGGTGGCACTCACCGCGCGGATGACCGTGGAGGAGATGACGGCCCTGGACCTGGGGTACGCCCCGCCGTTCTCACCGGTGTGGGACCCGGTGCTGGTGGCCGCGCGGAAGGCCGCCTCGAAGGTGCGGCCGGGCTGACCCGCGGCGGCCGGACCCGCCGACGGCGGACGCGCTGATAGCCTGGCCGGATCGCGGGCACTACTTGTGTGTGGTCATCCCCGTCCATGACGTGAACCCGGTGCGCCGCACCCCCTGGGTGACGTACGCGCTCATCGCCGCCAATGTGCTGGTGTTCGTCACCATGCCCGGCATGGCCGGTTCCGTGACCGGCGGCACCAAGCTGGCGCAGCTGTGCGATCTGCAGGCGTTCCTGGACCGTTACGCGGCGGTCCCCCGGGAGCTCGTCCACGATCAGCTGCCCCGGCTGGTGCCGACCGGGGAGGTCGGGGTGGGCCCGCAGGGGCCGGGGTGCGTAGTGGCGCCGCCCGGCTACGACAAGTCGCCGCCGCTGTCGGTGTTCACCGCGATGTTCCTGCACGGCGGCTGGCCGCACCTGCTGGGGAACATGCTGTTCCTGCTGATCTTCGGCAACAACGTCGAGGACCGGATGGGCCACATCCGTTTCTTCCTCTTCTACGTGGTGTGCGGCTACGCGGCCGGGTACGGCTTCGCGCTGCTCAACGCCGCCTCCGCCGACCCGCTGATCGGCGCGTCGGGGGCGATCGCCGGAGTGCTCGGCGCCTATCTGGTGCTGTATCCGCGGGCCAGGGTGTGGGTGCTGGTGCCGTTCCTGGTCTTCCTGCCGCTCAGGCTGCCCGCCTGGCTGGTGCTCGGGTTCTGGTTCGGGCTCCAGGCGGTGTACTCCTCCGGGCTCGGGGTGTCCGGAGCGGGCACGGTGGCGTACGCGGCGCACGTGGTCGGCTTCGTGGCGGGCATGCTGCTCGCCTGGCCGCTCAAGCCCGGCACACCACCGCCGCCGGAGCCGCCCGGCCTGCTGTTCGGCAGGCGCGCGCGGCCCCGTTACACCTGGTGAGTCAGCGCGCGCTCGCGGTGTGGACGTACTCCGTGAGCCGGGTCAGCGCGTCCGGGTCGGTGTTCGGCATGACGCCGTGGCCGAGGTTGAAGACGTGCCCCTCCAGCCCTGCGGCGGCGTCCAGCACCTCCTGGGCCTTGGCCTCGACGGTGTCCTTGTCGGTGAACAGCACGGTCGGGTCCAGGTTGCCCTGGAGGGCCTTGCCCGGGCCGACGCGGCGGGCGGCCTCGTCCAGCGGGACGCGCCAGTCGACGCCGACGACATCCGCGCCTGCCTCGCCCAGGAGCTTCAGCAGCTCGCCGGTGCCGACGCCGAAGTGGATGCGCGGGACGCCGTACCCGGCGACCGCGTCGAAGACCTTCGCGGAGGCCGGCATGACCGAGCGCCGGTAGTCCGCCGGGGCCAGCGCGCCGGCCCAGGAGTCGAAGAGCTGGACGGCGCTGGCGCCGGCCTCGATCTGCACCTTCAGGAAGGCGGCCGTGATGTCGGCGAGGCGGTCGAGCAGGTCGGCCCACAGCTCGGGGTCGCCGTACATCATGGCCTTGGCGTTCTCGTACGTGCGCGAGGGGCCGCCTTCGACCAGATAGCTCGCCAGGGTGAAGGGCGCGCCCGCGAAGCCGATCAGCGGGGTGGCGCCCAGCTCGCGGGTGAGCATGCCGATGGCCTCGGTGACGTACGGAACGTCCTCGGGGGCGAGGTCGCGCAGCCGGGCCAGGTCGGCGCGGGTGCGGACGGGCTGCTCGACGACCGGGCCGACGCCGGGCTTGATGTCCAGGTCGAGACCGATGGCCTTGAGCGGGACGACGATGTCGCTGAAGTAGATCGCCGCGTCCACGCCGTGCCGGCGCACCGGCTGGAGGGTGATCTCGGTGACCAGCTCGGGCCGCATGCAGGACTCCAGCATGGGCACGCCCTCGCGCACCTTGCGGTACTCGGGCAGGGAGCGGCCGGCCTGGCGCATGAACCACACGGGGGTGTGCGGCACGGGTTCACGCCGGCACGCCTTGAGGAACGCGCTGTCGTACGTGGCTGCGGGCCCCTGGCCCGTGAAGGTGTCGTTCGCGGTCACGGGGCAAGTCTCGCATGACACCGGGGAGCGGTGGCGCGGGGTGTCTTGCCCTGCGCGACGGCCCGCTTCCCCTTACTCTTCCCCGCATGGCTGCGGCTCAGGGACGACTGTCGGACGGCGCTGACGGAATGGACGACGCGGAGGACACCGCTCAGGCGCGGGCGGGCGGCGGGCTGCCGCCGGCGTTCCGCGCCGCGGTCGACGCGCTGCGGGCGGCGCGACCGCGGCCGCAGGTCGAGGTGGAGCCGACGCCCGCCCCGCAGCGGCTCGCCCCGTACGCGTACGCGCTGGAGGCGGTGGTGGTCGACGGCGAGCAGGAGCTGGCCGACGGGCGTCTGGTGCTGCTGCACGACCCGGACGGGCATGACGCGTGGCAGGGCACGTTCCGGCTGGTGACGCTGGTGCGGGCGGAGCTGGAGCCGGAGATGGCGGCCGATCCGCTGCTGCCGGAGGTGTGCTGGTCGTGGCTGACCGGGGCGCTCCAGGCCCGCGGGCTGGCCTACGGCGAGCCGAGCGGCACGATCACGCGGGCGGGTTCGCACTATTTCGGCGGGCTGGCGGAGCGGCCCGCGGCCTCGCAGATCGAGATCCGCGCCTCCTGGACGCCTCGGGAGGGGCTGGGCGGGGTGCCGGACACCGCCGCGCATCTGACCTCCTGGTGCGATCTGCTGGCGCAGGTCGCGGGCCTGCCGCCGGCCGGTCCCGGGGACGCGTCGGTGGTGACGCTGCCGCAGCGCCGGGGCCCGCAGTCCCGCTGAGCGGGCGCCCGCCACACCGATTTCGCGGTTCCGCCGAGCGGCCGGGACCGGTCCGCGTCCGCGGCCTGCCCAGGTGCCCGCGCCGATCCGCATCCGCGGCCTGCCCGGAGACCTGCTCCGGTCCGCAATCCCGCCGAGGGGTGGTCATGAAACGCCGTATTGACCATCTCTTTGTCGATACGGCCACTTTCCGCACTCGAATCGCACTCGCTCGAACCGACTCGATCTTCGGTTGATCGATCGTGTGTCCGAAGCGCACGGATTGTTACTCACTAGATCGTGATCACTCCCTAAAGGCGGACGAGTTTGCTGCCGAAGACGACTGTGACCTTGAAAGCACGGTTCGTCCCGGCTTCATCCCCACAAGCCGGCCCCGTCCCCCCACCCAGGAGGCCTGGTGTCCGTTCTCCTTGAGCAACCCGCAAGCCTGGTCGCCTACCGCCCGAACAAGCCGACCGCCATGGTGGTCGTGGCCGACCCGCGTGTCCGTTCCACCGTCACCCGCCATCTGTGGGCGCTCGGCGTGCGCGATGTCATCGAAGCCTCGTCCATCGCGGAGGCTCGTCCCCGCATCGGCAACCCGCGCGACATCTGCGTCGCCGACGTCCACCTCCCTGACGGCTCCGGCCTCACCCTGCTGTCCGAGACCCGGGCCGCGGGCTGGCCCAACGGACTGGCGCTCTCCGCCGCCGACGACATCGGCGCGGTCCGCAACGCGCTGGCCGGCGGCGTCAAGGGCTACGTCGTCACCGGCACCCGTACCAACATCGGGCTCCCCACCCGTCCCGGCGCCGCTCCCCTCGGTGCCGCCGCCCGTATGCACCGCCGCCCCCCGGGTGCCCCGAGCCACCCGGGCGGCTACCGGGAGCTGTCCGGACGCGAGGTCGAGGTGCTGCGGCTGGTCGCGGAGGGCCAGTCGAACAAGGCGATCGGCGTGTCCATGGGTTTGTCCGCCCTCACCGTCAAGAGCCACCTGGCCCGCATCGCCCGCAAGCTGGGCACCGGCGACCGGGCCGGCATGGTGGCCGTCGCCCTGCGCACCGGGATCATCCACTGAGCCCACCGGATGCCCCCTTCGGCGCAATTCCCGTTCACCCCGGCGAACCGGCGGCGGCCCGCCGCTGACCGGTTTACGACCCTGCCGCGCCCGTCGACGGAACGTTCCGTCGACGGGCGCGGTGTGCGCACGGATACCCTTGACAGGTGACCGACGCCCAAGACACCGCAGCAGACAGCTCCCTGCGCACCACCGGAGGCACTCCTCCGGACGACGCCGGATCTTCTGTGACGGGGGCGCCGACTCCATTGCTCGAACCGCGCGAGGGCATTCCGCCCGTGATCGCCGAAGCGGCGGACCTCGCCCGGGTGACGGCCGCCTTCGCCGCCGGCTCCGGCCCGGTCGCCGTGGACGCCGAGCGCGCCTCCGGCTACCGCTACGGCCAGCGCGCCTACCTGGTGCAGCTGCGCCGCGAGGGCGCCGGGACCGCGCTCATCGACCCCGTCGCCTGCCCCGACCTGTCCGGACTCGGCGCGGCCCTGTCCGACGCCGAGTGGGTGCTGCACGCGGCCACCCAGGACCTGCCCTGCCTGCGCGAGATAGGCATGGTCCCGGCCCGCCTGTTCGACACCGAGCTGGCCGGGCGGCTGGCCGGTTTCCCCCGGGTCGGCCTCGGCGCCATGGTCGAGGGCGTCCTCGGCTACGTCCTGGAGAAGGGCCACTCCGCCGTCGACTGGTCGACCCGCCCGCTGCCCGAGCCGTGGCTGCGCTACGCCGCGCTCGACGTCGAGCTGCTCGTCGACCTGCGGGACGCCCTGGAGAAGGAGCTGGACCGGCAGGGCAAGCTGGAGTGGGCCCTCCAGGAGTTCGACGCGATCGCGACGGCGCCGCCGCCCGAGCCCCGCAAGGACCCCTGGCGTCGTACGTCCGGGATGCACAAGGTGCGCCGCCGGCGGCAGCTCGCCGTGGTCCGGGAGCTGTGGCAGACCCGGGACCGGATCGCCCAGCGCCGGGACGTCTCGCCGGGCAAGGTGCTGAGCGACGCGGCCATCGTGGAGGCCGCGCTCGCCCTGCCGGGCAATGTGCACGCCCTCGCCGCGCTGAACGGCTTCGGGCACCGGATGGGCCGGCGGCAGCTGGAGCAGTGGCAGGCCGCGGTGGACCGCGCCAGGGCGCTGCCGGAGACCGCGCTGCCGCAGCCGGGGCAGCCGGTGGCGGGACCGCCGCCGCCCCGGGCGTGGGCCGACAAGGACCCGGCCGCGGCGGCCCGGCTGTCCGCCGCGCGGGCCGGGGTGTCCTCCCTCGCCGAGCGGGTCACCATGCCGCAGGAGAACGTGATCTCCCCGGACACGGTGCGCAGGATCTGCTGGGAGCCGCCGAAGGTGGTGGACGCCGCTTCCGTGGCGGCCGCGCTGGCCGGGTACGGCGCGCGTCCGTGGCAGATCGAGCTGGTGACGCCGGTGCTGGTGGACGCGCTGGTGACCAAGGGGGCGTAGGCGCGTGGAGATTTCCAGGCTGCCGGCCGAGGCCCGCGAGCGGCGCAGCGCGGAGATACGGGCGTTCCTCCGCTCGCGGCGCGCACGGCTGACCCCCGCGGACGTGGGAATGGCGGCCGGCGGCGGGCGCCGTACGCCGGGCCTGCGGCGCGAGGAGGTCGCGGTGCTCGCCGGGGTCGGGGTCTCCTGGTACACGTGGCTGGAACAGGGGCGCGACATCAACGTGTCGGCCGACGTGCTGGACGCCGTCGCCCGCGTGCTGCGGCTGGACGCCGCCGAGCGTGAGCACCTGTACCTGCTGGCCGGGCTGAACCCGCCGCAGGCCCGGCCCGCCGAACGGGCGGTACCGGCCGGGATCCGCCGGGTCGTCGACGGCTGGCTGCCGCGGCCGGCGTACGTCATCGACCGGCACTGGAAGCTGATCGCCGTCAACCGGGCCGCCCGGCTGGTCTTCGGCTACGAGGAGTCGGCCCACAGCTGTCTGGTCAGCTTCTTCACCAGCGCGCACTTCCGCGCCTCGCTGTGCGGCTGGGAGGACGCGGCGCGGCAGATCGTCGGCCAGTTCCGCGCGGACGCCGCGCGTTACCCCGACGATCCGGAGTTCGGC
This window harbors:
- the hemQ gene encoding hydrogen peroxide-dependent heme synthase; this translates as MSDDAPITESGRIPNKGKLAKDLNEVIRYTLWSVFKLKDALPADRAGYADEVQELFDQLAAKDVTVRGTYDVSGLRADADLMIWWHAETSDQLQEAYNLFRRTKLGRALEPVWSNMALHRPAEFNRSHIPAFLADETPRNYVSVYPFVRSYDWYLLPDEDRRRMLADHGKMARGYPDVRANTVASFSLGDYEWILAFEADELYRIVDLMRHLRGSEARMHVREEVPFFTGRRKDIGDLVAGLA
- the hemG gene encoding protoporphyrinogen oxidase yields the protein MSTTGRGLGHVVVIGAGIAGLAAAHRLLGRGARVTVLEAGDRVGGKLLPGEIAGVRVDLGAESMLARRPEAVTLAREAGLGASLQPPATATASIWTRGALRPMPKGHVMGVPGTAAALSGVLSAEGLARIERDADLPRTETGDDVAVGAYVAARLGREVVDRLVEPLLGGVYAGDAYRISMRSAVPQLFQAARAHTSLTEGVREIQAKAAANQQAGPVFMGIAGGIGRLPLAVAESVRARGGEILTNAPARELRREPDGWRITAGERVLRADAVVVAVPAPAAARLLRAEVPGAAAELAAVEYASMALVTLAYRRADARLPEGSGFLVPPVDGRTIKASTFASRKWGWIAEEDPDVLVLRTSVGRYGETEILGRDDAGLVEVSRHDLREATGLDAVPLETRVTRWTDGLPQYPVGHHARVARVREHVAKLPGLAVCGAQYDGVGIPACIASAYAAVDRLAGDDGGVRELTANPVQSLHGGAGE
- a CDS encoding alpha/beta hydrolase, with translation MRAAALYSAAGSLLLTALGAAPAGGTPGTPGIPGTPRASHAPHAPHAPAAPGTAELRGTVVAAARARATGIDFGPCPAAEVPGAPAGVRCGTVSVPLDYAHPDGKQIRLTVSRARATQKDPHNSKRKVPRQGALVFNPGGPGASGMYFPLIGTVPGWQRIGAVYDLVGYAPRGVGRSAPLSCEDPKRFLKAPTEAPVHPSEAYKRERVARARAYARGCAQRSGSRLRHYTSLNNARDLDVLRAALGEDRLTFMGASYGTYFGALYAAMFPSHVRRMVLDAAVDPDPEKIWYRSNLEQSAAFEDRWADFRDWIARHDDVYRLGTTSARVQRGYDIARERLAGKAAGGKVGPGQLHNAFLTAGYYEDHWPSRAAALSAYLHGDPEPLVRLAAPRPETAAEAENASAVYTAVECNDAPWPTDWAVWDRDNTRLARVAPFETWDNAWTNLPCAFWPAPRQQPPDVRTGPGELPPVLILAAERDAAAPYQGALSMNRRLAGSVLVTERDAGTHGIAGGPNACVNGHLYAYLLEGRVPARHASCAPRRPPAARPGKGA
- a CDS encoding TIGR04222 domain-containing membrane protein, with the translated sequence MFWVLLLFLAWAFAGTACARLCLAAVRTNASDAPDAPDAQVVAERDLTLYEAAFLSGGPARVADVALVSMARERRLLLAHTGWATVVDPRGRDEIERSVIEAIGPGGQSRIAPVRRRAADAEAVRRLADGLVHAGLAVPECSDTVASAVRQVRAAALAVAALGITALLLPGDTGTPRPLLGAWFALPLILTLGSLAIARFEVHPYSPWASPAGQRLLRALTGKPAGDERSFLTSVAVRGIHAIGEPELRAAFTHRDQPLRE
- a CDS encoding rhomboid family intramembrane serine protease; its protein translation is MVIPVHDVNPVRRTPWVTYALIAANVLVFVTMPGMAGSVTGGTKLAQLCDLQAFLDRYAAVPRELVHDQLPRLVPTGEVGVGPQGPGCVVAPPGYDKSPPLSVFTAMFLHGGWPHLLGNMLFLLIFGNNVEDRMGHIRFFLFYVVCGYAAGYGFALLNAASADPLIGASGAIAGVLGAYLVLYPRARVWVLVPFLVFLPLRLPAWLVLGFWFGLQAVYSSGLGVSGAGTVAYAAHVVGFVAGMLLAWPLKPGTPPPPEPPGLLFGRRARPRYTW
- a CDS encoding FAD-dependent oxidoreductase, with translation MSIAGGRQRLVVIGGDAAGMSAASQARRLRGPGELEIVAFERGHFTSFSACGIPYWVGGQVPERDRLIARTAKEHRARDIDLRMRTEITEIDVAGQRVRARDVDSGAEYWTPYDKLVIATGARPVRPDLPGVDAPGVHGVQTLDDGQALLDTLAGTRGRRAVVVGAGYIGVEMAEALIRRGFEVTVVNRGREPMSTLDPDMGRLVHRAMEGLGITMVGDAEVTEVLTGADGRVRAVATRDAEFPADVVVLGIGVRPETALARAAGLPLGAHGGLLTDLAMRVRGQENVWAGGDCVEVLNLVSGQLQYVPLGTHANKHGQVIGTNAGGGYATFPGVVGTAVSKVCDLEIARTGLREKDARRAGLRYETVTIESTSRAGYYPGAAPMTVKMLAEARTGRLLGVQIVGREGAGKRVDIAAVALTARMTVEEMTALDLGYAPPFSPVWDPVLVAARKAASKVRPG
- the hemE gene encoding uroporphyrinogen decarboxylase, coding for MTANDTFTGQGPAATYDSAFLKACRREPVPHTPVWFMRQAGRSLPEYRKVREGVPMLESCMRPELVTEITLQPVRRHGVDAAIYFSDIVVPLKAIGLDLDIKPGVGPVVEQPVRTRADLARLRDLAPEDVPYVTEAIGMLTRELGATPLIGFAGAPFTLASYLVEGGPSRTYENAKAMMYGDPELWADLLDRLADITAAFLKVQIEAGASAVQLFDSWAGALAPADYRRSVMPASAKVFDAVAGYGVPRIHFGVGTGELLKLLGEAGADVVGVDWRVPLDEAARRVGPGKALQGNLDPTVLFTDKDTVEAKAQEVLDAAAGLEGHVFNLGHGVMPNTDPDALTRLTEYVHTASAR